GTCCTAAAGGAGTCCAATATGGATACTGGCGCAAAGAAGGCAAATACGGTAATTCCCGTATAATCCAAGAAACATGTAAACAATGCGCCCATCCGGTTCCCTGTGCCATGTCCTGCCCAAATGGTGCCATCGAAGCTGATCCTGTAACAGGGGCCAGGGAAATCAATAGCAGCAAATGCGTAGGTTGTGGCATTTGTACCCGGGCCTGTCCTTGGGAAATGACCGCAGTGGATCCAGAAACCAAGAAGGCGACAAAGTGCAATCTTTGTGATGGGAATCCCATGTGTGTCGATGCTTGCCCGTCGGGAGCATTAAAATATATTTCCTGGCGTGATCTGACAAAAGAAGTGGCTGTGCGCCAGGCAAGTATCGCGGCTGTTAATGATAGCTGCAACCAGTGCCATGCAACTAAATAGCGACATGGCTTCTAGTTTTTAGTATTGTTGAAGGAGGAGATAAGT
This region of Zhaonella formicivorans genomic DNA includes:
- a CDS encoding 4Fe-4S dicluster domain-containing protein, whose translation is MSEQEKRVIADSEGNVSNLLGKAISRRKFLKGGIFSAAGVAGMTLFGALGAYAATEGKVPLLVKSKGVILAEPSRCVGCRRCELACTEFKEGKSHPFIARIKIYRNLNFGPKGVQYGYWRKEGKYGNSRIIQETCKQCAHPVPCAMSCPNGAIEADPVTGAREINSSKCVGCGICTRACPWEMTAVDPETKKATKCNLCDGNPMCVDACPSGALKYISWRDLTKEVAVRQASIAAVNDSCNQCHATK